TGCATGTCTCCAGATGTATCGGGCGAAATGGCGCGACGCATCTGTGACTCGTGAAGCTGACTTGATCACGGCGATGCGTCGCCGTACCTATGATGACAAATTCCCTTCGTTTTGACGGCTGTCCAAAAGGCATAAGAAAGCCGGACATTTAAAAAAAAGCCCCGCTTGTACGGGGCTTTTTCGCGATAAGGCGTGGATGGCGACGTCGGGATCAGTGGAAATGGGGTTGCGCGGACTCGGCGTCCTCGGGCATTTCCGCATGGACGATTTCGCCGAGCGGGTCCGCATATAGCGGCACGCCGCAGTCGTCGCAATATTCCGGCTCGAAGCGGCCCGCGTGGCGGCGCACATCTGTGATGCCGGTTTCCTTGAGCAGCGCGACGATTTCCTCGAGCGGCTCGTCCGAGCCGGTGATTTCCTGCGGCTCTTCGTCGATGCCCGGCTCGCCGTTTTCGCGGCCGTAGAGTGGCCACACCACCCCGTAGATGACGTCGTTGCTGCCTTTGCGCGTGAAGCCGACGCGGTATTCGTCGATGCGCCGTTCGCCGAAGCCGGCGACCACTGCGCGCAGGTCCTGCGGTGCCGCACCAATTGTGTCGAAAAGATAACGCACGGCGGTACGCACGGTGTGCGGACGCACACTTTCGTCGGCGTCGCGGCAGGCGGAGTAGTACGCATCCGGCAGCAGGCACTCGAACTCGCAACCCGGCAGCACGGCCGACAGATTCGCGCCGCCTTGCGTGGCCCATTGCTCGAGACATTGGCCGCGCTCGATACGAGTGCCATGCTCTTCTTCCTGCCAGCGGAACGTCGCTTCGCCGATGGGCGCGACGACTACGGCGAGCAGGAAGCGCGGGTCTGCCAGAATTGGCGAAGTCTCCGGCAGTTCGCCAAAATTGAGTTTCGCGTTGCCGCCGCTGAGCGCGGCTTGCGCGAGTTGCTGGGCGATGCGCCATGTCTCGACGTGATGGCGCGGCAACTGGTCGATGCTGTAAAGGAACGGAGCCATTGCCACGCGCGTGTTGGCGGCGAGCACGTGCGCTTGCAGGTGCGCGCGCAGGACGTCGGCGGCGTCAGACTTGAGCGGGCCGGACGGAATCACGTAGCGGGTCCAGGCGAGCACGGGCGCGGCGATCAGCAGCGCTTCG
Above is a window of Paraburkholderia sprentiae WSM5005 DNA encoding:
- a CDS encoding DUF2863 family protein translates to MRSRIAKRLPPDADKLVGLSLALFASGSRTEDRFWEAKLDALLAKIVRNANQTTLDAALDHLQQNHPDAYGALADMAETHSESFVIEHEGASYEALLIAAPVLAWTRYVIPSGPLKSDAADVLRAHLQAHVLAANTRVAMAPFLYSIDQLPRHHVETWRIAQQLAQAALSGGNAKLNFGELPETSPILADPRFLLAVVVAPIGEATFRWQEEEHGTRIERGQCLEQWATQGGANLSAVLPGCEFECLLPDAYYSACRDADESVRPHTVRTAVRYLFDTIGAAPQDLRAVVAGFGERRIDEYRVGFTRKGSNDVIYGVVWPLYGRENGEPGIDEEPQEITGSDEPLEEIVALLKETGITDVRRHAGRFEPEYCDDCGVPLYADPLGEIVHAEMPEDAESAQPHFH